A single Actinomycetota bacterium DNA region contains:
- a CDS encoding V-type ATP synthase subunit I, which translates to MAVVKMKKVYLVAHSSLRQVLVDTLNEQGLLHIMNLREEIAETDWEPLLVDYQPDLGHLELLLSKVQFVLDFLADFEERKGGFLFGLIKEKVKVAWTSFNEIEDKIEFNDIYEECENFDNQLAHIRNEISQLKALKEDLLPWLSLTLNLSDLGETAQTVILIGQVPTPEFPDLQGELEENVVESELTLVSQDFRDSNFLLIFLKRHSDQVYGILQKHGFRQVFLPALKKTPRKKIESIEKECSALEREKEAIVKKIRDLLYLKPDLLVLYDFLENKRRKAEIQANFANTREAFMIEGWVEAEHLPEFQEKINQISEEIEVTFTDPIEGEQPPIVLKNKPIFRPFEVLTRLYGLPDYNEVDPTPYLAPFFFLFFGICLGDVGYGLMLALACWWVSKKLEVSENVKRFFHLLAYGGIASMIVGVLTGSYFCIDVASLPSFLKGLILIDPVNDAQVFLLLSIALGIIHVCFGVILQAVNNLRNQRIKDVVFDQIPTFLFLPAVLLWLACWLGEKMTKTSSPVFKNLYPKAMWGVGFGILLVIFLQGRYFSNCCSLWREMCEGIKGEKLGKALRSFWGIVFSIFFLVSICGWVLTLLSGRDSSSIFLKLIGFAILVGLFSKSSRSALVRFASGLYSLYGMTGFIGDFLSYARLMALGLATILIGWVINMLGRMLLGIPFLGIILMVLLLAVGHIFNLVINLLGAFVHPLRLQYVEFFKYFYSDGGRKFEPFKLQTKHLVLKYD; encoded by the coding sequence GTGGCTGTAGTGAAGATGAAAAAAGTTTATCTTGTTGCCCATAGTTCCTTAAGGCAAGTGCTCGTTGATACTTTAAACGAGCAGGGCTTGCTACACATCATGAATTTAAGGGAGGAGATTGCAGAAACCGATTGGGAACCTCTCCTAGTCGATTACCAGCCAGATTTGGGACATCTGGAACTTCTCCTCTCCAAGGTGCAATTTGTCCTCGATTTTTTGGCGGATTTTGAGGAAAGAAAAGGGGGATTTTTATTCGGTTTAATCAAGGAGAAGGTCAAGGTCGCCTGGACCAGTTTCAATGAGATTGAGGATAAAATCGAGTTTAATGATATTTATGAAGAATGTGAAAATTTTGACAATCAACTCGCCCACATTCGTAACGAGATATCCCAGCTTAAAGCATTGAAAGAGGATCTTCTGCCCTGGTTGTCTCTTACTCTTAACTTGAGCGATCTCGGGGAGACTGCACAAACCGTGATCCTCATTGGACAGGTCCCCACGCCCGAATTCCCAGATTTGCAAGGGGAATTGGAAGAAAATGTGGTGGAAAGTGAGTTAACCCTAGTTAGCCAGGATTTTAGGGATTCAAATTTTCTCCTCATCTTCTTGAAGAGGCACTCCGATCAGGTCTATGGCATCCTTCAGAAACATGGTTTTCGCCAGGTCTTTCTCCCCGCTTTGAAAAAGACTCCTCGGAAGAAAATCGAAAGCATTGAGAAAGAATGCAGCGCGTTGGAAAGGGAGAAGGAAGCCATCGTCAAAAAAATAAGGGATTTGCTGTACTTGAAACCCGACCTTTTAGTCCTCTATGACTTTCTTGAAAATAAACGAAGGAAAGCCGAAATTCAGGCGAATTTTGCCAATACCAGGGAAGCTTTCATGATCGAGGGATGGGTGGAAGCAGAGCACTTGCCTGAATTTCAGGAGAAAATAAATCAAATATCGGAGGAAATAGAGGTAACCTTCACCGATCCCATCGAGGGCGAGCAGCCACCCATAGTTTTAAAAAATAAACCAATCTTCCGACCCTTTGAGGTTCTCACCAGACTTTATGGGCTCCCCGATTACAATGAGGTTGACCCCACTCCTTATCTTGCTCCGTTCTTCTTCCTCTTCTTTGGGATTTGCCTGGGCGATGTGGGGTATGGCTTGATGTTGGCACTCGCATGTTGGTGGGTGAGCAAGAAATTGGAGGTCAGCGAGAACGTTAAGAGGTTCTTTCACCTACTCGCCTATGGTGGGATAGCCTCCATGATCGTCGGGGTGCTTACGGGCAGTTATTTTTGCATAGATGTTGCTTCCTTGCCTTCTTTCTTGAAAGGATTAATCCTCATCGATCCGGTCAATGATGCTCAGGTGTTCTTGCTTCTCTCCATCGCATTGGGTATCATCCATGTCTGTTTCGGGGTGATCCTCCAAGCCGTCAACAATCTTAGAAATCAAAGGATAAAAGATGTCGTCTTCGATCAGATTCCCACCTTTCTCTTTTTACCCGCTGTACTTCTATGGCTGGCTTGTTGGCTAGGAGAGAAAATGACCAAGACCTCATCACCGGTATTCAAAAATCTTTATCCAAAAGCTATGTGGGGGGTGGGTTTTGGAATCTTGCTCGTTATCTTCCTTCAAGGCAGGTATTTCAGCAATTGTTGCTCCTTATGGCGTGAGATGTGTGAGGGCATAAAGGGTGAAAAGTTGGGCAAAGCTCTGCGAAGTTTTTGGGGCATAGTATTTTCCATCTTTTTCCTGGTTTCCATTTGTGGCTGGGTTTTAACCCTCCTCTCCGGTCGCGACTCCTCGAGTATTTTTCTCAAGTTGATCGGCTTTGCCATATTGGTCGGACTTTTCAGCAAATCTTCAAGAAGTGCCCTGGTGCGATTCGCAAGCGGCTTATATAGCCTTTACGGAATGACCGGATTTATAGGAGATTTTCTTTCTTATGCTCGTCTTATGGCTTTAGGTCTGGCGACGATTTTAATTGGTTGGGTCATCAATATGCTCGGGAGGATGTTGTTGGGAATACCTTTTTTGGGGATCATCCTTATGGTTCTACTCTTGGCCGTTGGGCATATCTTCAATTTGGTGATAAATCTCCTTGGCGCCTTCGTGCATCCACTCAGGCTTCAGTATGTGGAATTCTTTAAGTATTTTTACTCCGATGGAGGTCGCAAATTCGAGCCTTTTAAGCTCCAAACCAAGCATTTGGTCCTCAAGTACGATTAA
- a CDS encoding V-type ATPase subunit subunit G family protein, which translates to MMLQRLKVIRETEQKANQLIEDAKQEAAEIIEKARREGTKIIEKAREEAKERSKKVKEEIKQKAEQEALSIRKEAEEKRRQISKVAGENLQKAINLIAERLVS; encoded by the coding sequence ATGATGCTCCAACGCCTTAAGGTCATCCGTGAAACTGAACAGAAGGCCAACCAACTAATCGAAGATGCCAAACAAGAAGCGGCGGAGATTATAGAAAAAGCTCGCCGTGAGGGCACCAAAATCATCGAGAAGGCGAGAGAAGAGGCGAAGGAAAGGTCCAAAAAAGTAAAAGAAGAAATAAAGCAAAAAGCGGAGCAAGAAGCCCTCTCAATCAGGAAAGAGGCGGAGGAGAAAAGAAGGCAAATCAGCAAGGTAGCCGGCGAGAATTTGCAGAAGGCGATAAATCTCATCGCGGAAAGGTTGGTTTCCTAG